AAAATTTCTACATCAAAGAATTTACCTcatttatagaaaatgaattatgtttacaaaaaaaaactgccACAGACaccttacatgtactttatacattttttctcaaaatatagACTACTCAGTATATACCCTCTActtattgttgacatttaaacataaaatctttctttgatgattcattcgggatatgaaggtagcgacattgcagaaaaaatacatacatgtaacccGCGTTGGCGGGTTATGTAAAATTTTGtctgcaatgatcactaccttcatatcctgcaTGAAACATCAGAGAAAgcattatattgtttatattaacatctttcttttaactaattaataaattgattataaaaagtaagtaaaaatcactaaattactgttaatttacgtaagtacgttagctaaaagaaacagccaaatcgtctcctgtgagactttgagtctgacatcatcatgattatttcgtgtagtccgtgatttttcctaggtcgctgtaggtttcgaccaatcgaaaaacagggcgtgtcaatttcagtcctgtcaattTCTTTTCAGTTTCAGCTGctgtagattttgaccaatcgataaacagggcgtgtcaatttcagtcctgtcactttcagccgctgtagatttcgaccaatccataaatagggcgtgtagatttcagtctggctgtttctatagagctctgaattaactataagttttcgcaagaaatagagggaaaaaACTTGGTAGAtggaaaaatattgcatatatcatatatatttttattatgaaaaaatataccggtatacaaCGTCAGGTACCTGTAGAAACTGCTTATAATTACAATATTACAATGAAATCGGTAGAaatttgaatcggctttctgttatttttttttattatttattacgtGTAAGTATTCATGTTATTCATGGATGTTAATAAAGTTAAAGGAACTAATGTGttaaagtggttttttttttccacaacaGGGGGTTAGTCAATGTTAAATAACTAAAGTACCTTGGcatcatatttttaagaaaggCTCTTTTTGTAAAGCAAAGAAACATTATGTGGTCGATCCAAAATAGCAACACCTGAAATACTACATGGTTGTGAAGTTGTGGCTCTAAAAAACTTGATATTGTTGAACGTGTTCacagtaaattttttattataaaagcaTGTTTCATAATTATTTGGTTTATGGAGAATGAGGTcgttttctcttttttatatatatatatatatatatatatatatatatatatatatatatatatatatatatatatatatatatatatatatatataaatttttttcagtGAATTCACCATTATATTCTGATTATATCGtaatagacccccccccccccaaaaaaaaataataatagactATCTATGAAATATATCTGGTACAAAAAAGTAAATGTATGGTACAATGTTGAAGTTTTGGGTATGAAATAGACACGGTACTAAATGATTATGGAACTAAATGACTATAATTCAAACATATACCGTatatctggggggggggggggggggggggttcgcgtgatacaaaatttttaaaaatggagaAACGTGTTACTTTATTTGCGGCAGTcatttttgcgatttaaaaagtttctttcaGCAAACAATACCGGATATAATTTTTGCGTATTGAATTTTTTGCGATGCAAAATTGATCGCGAAAATATGGAAAATCAGATTATTGAGAAAATTACTGGTACATATTTATAAAAGGTGgaatttgtaaatattaatcttCATAAATTGATGTCTTCATAAAAAGTAACCATCTAAAGCACAGTCTATACCCGTTTGTATTGAAAACTCAAACTAACCCCATGTAATACTGTATTCTCTTTATAGAAATGGacttatttcttttataaacgTATCAGAATCTTAACGaacattgttttctttatttacatacattttttttacttttatgttATTATCattgatattattttgttttttatgaaagcctaaaaaatgtataaatatagcAGCAATTATTAGTACTATAAGAAGAAGcgatttttataaagatatagaggaaaatgtttagattttaaagctaaaatatttgaattttttctttgcTAAATGTTAGTCTATAGTAAAAAATATCACGTGTCAAAGTAGAAGACAGATctaatgttaattttttgacCGATCAGCCTCCTTACAAACCCCAAAACggaataaataattgtttttaatttctttttgtaaaactcaCTTTTAAAatctctttgaaaattttatcgAGGAAGTAAAAAGTAGATAATGAAATTCTGAATGTAAACTTATGTAAATAACTTGAAGTTCAAACCTAATTAATCATACATACAAGTAATAAGATATATCAATGAGTTTGAATACAAGTTCTAACAATTTACAATATTCTTACCCTAATAAAGATGAGATATGattattcaaaaacaatttaCGAATATACCGGTATGCCTTTttggaacaaaaataaaaaggagaaatataaAAACCAAGATGATActacagaaaacaaaatataactaTGTTGTAAATCTTTaagaatttaagataaatttgaGCACAAcagaaaacaattttactataaattttacttacttgTTACGTATTTCAGACAaagaatcaaataaaatataacatgtTTGGGGTCCATATTGTGGAAGTGAACTTATCGCTATAAGTCGGAATCCTGGCGCAGTCCACAGAGCGCCAATACCGCTTCCCTTTTTTGGCGCTAAGTCAAATGtctcagaaaaaaattatattttacctACATCGATCGTATAAACATCTTGAGAAAACATTTACTAAACGGACGACTTGAGAGTAGTAACTTGACTTGTCCAAATTAGTTATTTCTTCAGATGATTTCGTTTAACAATGCAAATTAGACCATGCAAATAATGGAATCAATAGGCCTAGTTTTCATGACTGCGTGAGGTATGTTAAGGAATGAATGCTTCCAGCAGACATATGCTATTGATTTAGCTCGCGCTTACCCGTTACATAATTAAATTACATTCAATTTGTAATTTCTTATTATATCACAATGATATTAgcatgtttatttaatatttcataacgAAATTGCAACACTTTGATCTGaatataacagtactcaagtaCTCTGATTGGTgccattgagagagagagagagagagagagagagagaggcgcaTAGTGAATAACTCAAAAGAATTCACCCTCAGCAgatgacaaaaataattaaaaaattacaagtCTCAGAACCCTCAGTTTAAGAATTCAGGCATGAGTCTCTGGAATAACTATTCTATTCtctaatatataattttgttaacaGATATATTTTTCGAAGGATAAACTACACGTTTTTGCATTTATCTCTTCTGAGAAAACCAAAGGATAAAGCATTGATCAAAAGAACAAAGTAGATCAAAAGAACGAAGTgtaatactctctctctctctctctctctctctctctctctctctctctctgtgtacgTTTACAATGTcacatgtacatgaagttaTGGTCACATTTGTATCCCTCAAATCGAAACAAGGATCAAATTATATAAGTTAACATACTTCATAATATTATAAAAGGACTGGGGCATACAAAAGCTTATGTTCAGATAGGCAAAGTTATATCTACAATATATTACAATGCATTACAATGCAgccaagaaaaaaagttattatagccttttttaatgaataaaaaaaatatttgctcgCATTTTCTGACTATATGGACTGAAGTTTTGACTCTAAgaaaatttgatcaaataaaacaatCGACATAGACAACCCTTAGTAAAACCAAGTCAATCCTTCACTTATTTAGTAAGGACAATGCTTCCCCCCGTTTCCTGAATTGAAATCGATTCTTTAATATTCACAGAATGTAAGACGTTAAAGACCTTTGGTGCTTAATGCCTTTTAAAAAGTaagaattcaaaatgaaaaccaAATGTAGCTCTGTTGGCTATAATTGTATACACTTTGTCAAACAATAGCCCATTGGCTAGGTCTTTCATCTAAGCAACAGTGTCAAACCTTGACCTCAGCAATAACTCCGTACAAAATGGCTTGCTACAAAGAATAAAGGTTTCTTTAAATCCACGTTGATTCCACCTCAATCCAAActctattaaattattttgtgtaatacatgtatatattccgGGAACCAGGTTTTTAAACGCAGATTGGTCAACAATCACGGTGTTGCCCTTgatgacaaattaaaatttttttttttaaaagcaataattattataaagaaatGCATTAGCCATTTTCCTACGTATTGACTTATTGAAAGACCCTTGTATCATTAACCTATTTTCAGGACTGTACTACTTAAGATCCAATAATCAATAAGAATAAGAACCGATAATCAAATTCAAAAGATAATGAAACGGTAGTATTGGATAGTGAAGGTTCAGTGCAGGTTTTAGTATGGATTCCGAGGAAGCCACTTGCATTTTCACACTTTCTCCTTCAGTGCGAAGATACGATGGCAAAGGGGCGATGATGTGATGGTCACTGAGCAATCCTATATAATGTGGTTCCTTCGCACTTGCttcttttaacatattttgtcaCATTAAACAAATTGTTATCATATTAAGcagaataaatattttctatagAATCGATGTTCCCTTCCTAATGTCCTCACCCGAAGGAAGTCCGGGGGAACTGATTTAATTGCTCACAACTGAAACTCTTTATATGCAAACATGTACAAGTTTGTATCAAACTGTTAAAATTCAAGAAATGgcggagaaaaaaaatgttaatctctttatatttttgtttacaaccAAGTCTTTTGATTCAATATTGACCGGTAACCACTAACCGTTATATCCATACTTTTTATCCGAAGTTTATATTCACAGCAATCTAATAAAAATTAGACTTGTAATTCCGCTCCTCTACGATACGCTATACAAGCACATATCGAAAACCGGGGAGTGGATGGAAGTTCTAATTATATTCACAGtgacttcaaattttcaatcgaaagcttaaaaacaaataagaaGAAACATTCGACTTTGGATGCTATTAAAAACGCAAGTTTTCTTCAAATCTTAGTGATTTAGATGAGGTTTTGCTTGTTGCTATTTAGCTCTCTGTGTAGTCGGCACTGGAAGCTCCTTGCATCTATAATTTTCTAGTGCTattaattctatttaaaaattggtacaTTAAACACCATCCTCTTGTGGTAATCCTATTTCCAAAGTGTAACCAAGGGTATGTGATTGTTAATACAAGACCAAGTTTTAACTTGCTCTATGTCATTGTTCTACAACTTTCCTTAACTACAAATTTGTTGTGGTCTCATATTCACAGAACTATATTCATATACTGGCTAATGTAATAAATTTCTGTTTATTGTAAATTAGTCATGTAATCATTCATAACAAAAAGAATTTCAGTGactatgaaaaacaaaatctagcATCTTTTCATAAAAACCATATATTcttcattaaaacaaaactaaaaaccaTCTATTCATATGAACAAAATGTCATGTATggtgatgaaataaaatgatatcacaTATAGAAGTTATCACAAAAAATGTACATTCTCACTGGTTCAGACACGACTCACACACAGAAGCTGTGGACCCTCAACACACATAGCATCAGGAACAGCTCAGCTTACTAAAGTCTTTGACTCAAAATCTACAGCTCCCTAACTATCATACACTGGCTACACTTGAGTAGTCCTGCCACTTCTGATTCCCACTTTCTCAGCAAACTGGTCCAGAAAGTTAACAATTCCTCCACTGCCCCCTGCTTTCGTGGCAATCTTATTGACGTAAGCATTGTGGAAGATTCGCCGCACTGCATCCAACTTTGAATGTCTTGTAGTTTCAACATATTCTACTGCTTCTTGGCAGCTTTATGAAAGTAGATATTAGAGAATTTAAAATAGCATGCAATGATAGCCTTATGGCAGACAGCTTCAAAATAGTTTGTAAAATGTAGCAATCACTTTGTCTCTTACTAGCTCAGTTTTCCTGAACTGTTGCTGGAGTCTACGGAGTGTGGAGAATCATGGGAAGACACCAGACCGCGCAGGCTGCCACAGCTAGACACCACCTGCCAACTACAACAGACAACCACAGACTGGAATACTTGGAACAACCAGAACACAAGGCAATAACTAGGTACATGTTCActcatttcattgatttatattacagtaattacatgtatattaccaGTATACCAAATACATGTTACAAAATAGTAAGTGTATGGTATATTCTTAAAGATGTAACAGTACACAGTGGGAAGAAAAAGATCAAGCAGAAATGTAAAGTGTACCTGCCACAGCCAGGGGAGGCGGAGCGAGTGGCGTCCACCTTGCGGAGACTGTTGGGGACCGCCATTGGACTGGAGGAGGAGGGGCTCGAGTGGATGTTGTGGAGGGAGGAGACGTCCGAGGTCAGTCTGCTGGCCGCGGGGGAGTAGCGCGCCGATATACTGACGCTGGGGTTCCTATAATACAGCATTAATTACAGCATGTAACAGAGCAGAAAACAGTTACAGCATGGCTCACTTACAACAATACACTGGAGGGTAACAGATAAACATAGAGGCAGAAGTTGGTGTACAGTCACTTGGTAGTGATAATTGTAAATTATGCTTGATGTCCTCCCTTACCCATTAGAAAAATGTGCATCCTCTTCTGGATTGGTTGTGAAGAAGACAGGGGCATTCTCAAACCCACAGCTACCTAAACTACTAATACTCGTGTTACTGCCACGTATGCTAAATCGTCGATGGTCTGTATCTATAAAAACAGAGAGGAAGAAAACTGAACACGCtgtatttcaaaacaataaaacatcaaAGGTCACAGACTTCTGCACTGTGACATGTTAAGGTCCAAGACATCAACTTGTCAGATTTAACTTTACGACAGAAACAAGAAGAAAAGATTAACAGAGGGTACATACCTAACAGTATTCCATCCATATTGCACTCAGAGTCAGTTCTACTCACTTTTCTGACAGAACTAAAAGTGAAAgtacaaaaataaacatcttatGTAGCCCTTGTTTTGAACATCACATCAAAAACAAATCGGATCCATGATTCAAATTCATTGAAGTAAAcctttgaacattttaaagttAACAAATTTCTAAGAATAAACCATCAAACCAAAAGAATATGTCTTATTGTAGGACTATGTTGAGTTAAGAATGTTTAGGATGAACACATCTTACCTGGAAGTTTTGACAGAAAATTCATCCGAGGTAATATAGGTCAGGAAATTAAAGCAGAAAAATAGAATCTGTAACcaaaaacatatcaaatttcATAATACTACAGATTTTTAATGACAAGAACTTTTTTCCTTCTtaggaaataaaaatgatacagATATTAATGTATAAAACTTTGCACTCATACCTCTTCCCCTTTGTTTACTCTGTCTGGCAGATTATGACTGGAATCAGacacaataaattaaatttacaacataacatACCATTCTAATTCTTATTCACATGTAAATCTGAATGAAACACTTACACAGTGAAAGGGAAGTAAGCCTGACTTACCCAAAGAGATACCAGTCATAGGCCAGTGTCAGGTACAAGATCTCTGTCGGGGAGAGGGAGGTGTGGGCGGCACCATCAGCCCACAGGGAGAGGCGAAGGAGAGAGATGAACATGGGGGTCCGGTCCCAGCCCGAGATACAGTGGATCAAGACTCCTGTGTCCCCTACAAATCGCCAACACACAAACATTGATACATCAACAGTCTCcataaaacaacaaatatactgtagattcctaataaaACGCAAAGAATTAATTTCCgcataaaatcgcgagaagcaaccCTTGCGGATTTTTAATATTCGCTtctatttttcagacagttttgaactatatgaaattataacaaaaaaattggtGATCGCAATTTAttattctcgcaatttgatacaaaacaggggaatcgcagaattaagtactcgcgtaaaataaggaatttacagtagacggaaaacatactacatgtataatattatgtACCTTCTCTCAAGATGTGGAGAAACAACTTCATATAGTTCTGTGTTTGTTGAATAAGGTCCCAATTCTAAAGAGGAAAaagaatattacatgtatggcTATTTCAAAGATGGTCTTCATGTATTTAATCAATTGACaagtaatataaaaatattgtagGAAAAGAAGGacactatttaccggtaatttaCTTGTTCTTGACCTTTTCTAAGACTTTTTCTAATCATAAAGTGAAGACTTACCCTATATTTCTTCCAATCCACACCCAATTTGTTCAGTAAAGAATCCTCTGGAATGTCCAACTTCGCATCAACATAATCCtacgaaacaaaacaaaattccttggtcatttaaagcaatatgagctgcattttttatgttgaattttttttttacttaaatgttcttttctactaaaatgacaaaaaaatcatggtttttaaTTTCTGTTAGTTGAAGCTTAAGTTTGTTTAAGCGTGGTTTATTTCTTAAGAATAGTGTTAATTCATATTCATCCATTATCAACCTTTATATTTTACTACAGCTTTGTACGTAATTATCATGTCTAAAATATTGCAACTGTATCTGCTATCAAGCACTACGAATTGATTACTTATGTAATGGGCAGATGGCCGGGATAAATGCCCCCTAGCCATCGGTCCAGTCACGTGACTTCTTATCTCGGATGGTTCTTGGACAGCTACAGCACCAGCTATTATCAATTCCTTACAATCTTGCGGATTTAATCTATTTGACAACCCATCGACGATTTTTATGTCTGGAAACTAATTCTCTGAATAATTATATTCAAGAAAACGTgaacattttgtgtaaaatttacattcTGTGTTCCGGAGATCGAACAATTTCTTGTGTAGTGAATCTTGTGACGATGGCACCAAAACGTTCAACGAAGAGACAAAAAACAACGGGTAATGCTCTGGATATGAGTAATTATCTTAATTGGCCGGCATCGACTCTG
This genomic window from Crassostrea angulata isolate pt1a10 chromosome 8, ASM2561291v2, whole genome shotgun sequence contains:
- the LOC128158484 gene encoding myotubularin-related protein 14-like codes for the protein MSLTSSDEVKPEDIHNLLEHCVKTAHKVKDGDIEGEFIMERCLVLFSKDYRYSVIKNFSGELCGHYPSKVVFLEYQLSEEERNNRKRYDDVQSMYDVPKMRDLIKQARYARCRSRFPVPVILFEGKHVCRSATLASGAEMLGRTGLDFLFSPPDRPQEEVADRGGGSNPDTHDRFRGHDIKLLKSLTIKYICDLMVEKKKVKFGMNITSSEKVDKENRYADFCILSIPYPGCEFFKEWKDNSYFGETMKFDWSQDYVDAKLDIPEDSLLNKLGVDWKKYRNWDLIQQTQNYMKLFLHILREGDTGVLIHCISGWDRTPMFISLLRLSLWADGAAHTSLSPTEILYLTLAYDWYLFGHNLPDRVNKGEEILFFCFNFLTYITSDEFSVKTSSSVRKVSRTDSECNMDGILLDTDHRRFSIRGSNTSISSLGSCGFENAPVFFTTNPEEDAHFSNGNPSVSISARYSPAASRLTSDVSSLHNIHSSPSSSSPMAVPNSLRKVDATRSASPGCGSWQVVSSCGSLRGLVSSHDSPHSVDSSNSSGKLSYCQEAVEYVETTRHSKLDAVRRIFHNAYVNKIATKAGGSGGIVNFLDQFAEKVGIRSGRTTQV